Proteins encoded within one genomic window of Lampris incognitus isolate fLamInc1 chromosome 1, fLamInc1.hap2, whole genome shotgun sequence:
- the cdc45 gene encoding cell division control protein 45 homolog, producing the protein MFVTDIRKEFYDVVVNQRVALLVAADIDALCACKILQTLFHCDQVQYTLVPVTGWQDLGTAFLEHKEQFRFFVLVNCGASVDLLEMLQPDEDSIFFICDTHRPVDVVNVYNDTQIKLLIKQDDDLGVPSYDDIFRDEDEDEEGGDESGNESDDGSEPSGKRRKFDEGAVERRIERQRAKREWEARRHEILFDYEQYEYHGTSAAMMIFELAWVLTKDTKDMLWWAIIGLTDQWVHDKVPHMKYVTDIATMQRHVSRHNHRNEDDENSLSIDCMRISFEYDLRLTLYQHWSLYESICNSCYTSCNFKLWSLNGQKKLQEFLADMGLPLKQVRQKFNSMDMSIKENLREVIEESSNKYGIKDIRIQTFGVHFGFKNRFLASDMVHAAAALLESAEKDEGTGNSFLKALDCLSRSNIEQLHTGIDLAKRKLIAIQQTVASCICTNLILSQGPFLYCYLMEGTPDVKLFSKPMALTLLCKYLLKAFVCSTRNKRCKLLPLIMAAPMDVEKGTVIVIGIPPESEISDKKNFFGRAFEKAAESTSSRTLHDYFDTSIIELKMEDRSKFLDALITLLS; encoded by the exons ATGTTTGTGACGGACATAAGAAAGGAGTTTTATGACGTCGTTGTCAACCAG AGAGTGGCCCTCCTGGTTGCAGCAGATATCGATGCCCTGTGTGCTTGTAAGATATTGCAG ACGTTATTCCACTGTGACCAAGTCCAGTATACGTTGGTGCCAGTTACAGGCTGGCAAGACCTTGGCACTGCTTTTCTTGAGCACAAGGAACAG TTCCGTTTTTTTGTTCTTGTCAACTGTGGGGCCAGTGTCGACCTTTTGGAGATGTTGCAGCCAGATGAAGACTCCATCTTCTTCATCTGTGATACCCACCGGCCTGTGGATGTTGTCAACGTCTACAATGACACCCAG ATAAAACTGCTAATCAAGCAGGATGATGACCTGGGTGTCCCCTCCTATGATGATATCTtccgtgatgaagatgaagacgaGGAGGGAGGTGATGAATCTGGGAATGAGAGTGATGATGGCTCAGAGCCCTCTGGGAAACGGAGGAAGTTTGACGAG GGGGCTGTTGAGAGGAGGATTGAAAGACAACGGGCCAAGAGGGAATGGGAAGCTCGAAG GCACGAGATCCTGTTTGACTATGAACAGTATGAATACCATGGGACCTCT GCTGCAATGATGATATTCGAACTGGCGTGGGTGCTGACTAAAGATACCAAAGATATGCTCTG GTGGGCCATCATTGGGCTGACAGACCAGTGGGTTCATGACAAAGTCCCACA CATGAAGTATGTAACAGACATTGCCACAATGCAGCGACATGTCTCCCGTCATAATCACAGAAATGAGGATGATGAAAATTCGCTCTCCATTGACTGTATGAGGATCTCCTTTGAATACGA CCTGCGTCTAACCCTCTACCAGCACTGGTCCCTTTATGAGAGCATCTGTAACTCCTGCTACACTTCCTGCAACTTTAAACTTTGGTCTTTAAATGGCCAAAAGAAACTCCAGGAGTTCCTTGCTGACATGGG TTTACCACTTAAGCAGGTACGTCAGAAATTCAACTCCATGGACATGTCAATCAAAGAGAACCTAAGAGAGGTTATAGAAGAGTCCTCCAATAAATATGG TATAAAGGACATCCGCATCCAGACATTTGGAGTTCACTTTGGCTTTAAGAATCGTTTCCTGGCCAGTGACATGGTGCATGCTGCTGCCGCCTTGCTGGAGAGCGCTGAGAAAGATGAGGGCACCGGCAACAGCTTTCTCAAGGCTCTTGACTGCCTTTCCAG GAGTAACATAGAACAACTACACACTGGAATTGACCTGGCTAAGAGGAAACTAATTGCCATCCAGCAAACTGTAGCCAGCTGCATCTGTACCAATTTGATACTGTCCCAAGGGCCATTCCTGTACTGCTACCTGATGGAG GGAACTCCTGATGTCAAGCTATTTTCCAAACCCATGGCCTTGACTCTGCTCTGCAAGTATCTCCTGAAAGCCTTTGTCTGTTCT ACCAGAAACAAGCGCTGCAAGCTGCTGCCTCTGATCATGGCTGCCCCCATGGATGTGGAGAAGGGTACCGTTATTGTTATCGGCATCCCGCCAGAGTCTGAGATCTCAGACAAGAAGAA CTTCTTTGGCCGTGCTTTTGAGAAAGCTGCAGAGAGCACCAGCTCCAGAACACTCCATGATTACTTCGACACTTCAA TAATTGAACTAAAGATGGAAGACAGGAGCAAATTTCTAGATGCACTCATCACCCTCCTATCGTGA